A single region of the Rattus rattus isolate New Zealand chromosome 8, Rrattus_CSIRO_v1, whole genome shotgun sequence genome encodes:
- the Uaca gene encoding uveal autoantigen with coiled-coil domains and ankyrin repeats, with the protein MKSLKSRLWRQDAPGPTSPTSPTAVTSSLSAEWNKYDDRLMKAAERGDVEKVSSILAKKGVHPGKLDVEGRSAFHVVASKGNLECLNAILTHGIDVATRDSAGRNALHLAAKYGHALCLQKLLQYNCPTEHVDLQGRTALHDAAMADCPSSIQLLCDHGASVNAKDIDGRTPLVLATQMCRPTICQLLIDRGADVNSRDKQNRTALMLGCEYGCRDAVEVLVRNGADLTLLDALGHDSSYYARIGDNLDILNLLKTASESTSKGRELWRKGPPLQQRNLSHTQDEGNVKSNQREHHSFQDLEMENEDLKEKLRKIQQEQRILLDKVNGLQLQLNEEVMVADDLESEREKLKSLLAAKEKQHEESLRTIEALKNRFKYFESDHPGPGSYSSNRKEDMLHKQGQMYTADSQGPSPGVPPHMQSRSMLRPLELSLPSQTSYSENEILKKELEAMRTFCDSAKQDRLKLQNELAHKVAECKALALECERVKEDSDEQIKQLEDALKDVQKRMYESEGKVKQMQTHFLALKEHLTNEAATGSHRVMEELREQLKDMKGKYEGASAEVGKLRSQIKQSEMLVEGFKRDESRLVEENKRLQKEYSTCEIDRERRGRRVAELEGQLKELGAKLALSVPTETFESMKSSLSNDISEKAKRLAEVGRDYESCQGEIRQLKRDLESVRAQHIRPEEHEQLRSRLEQKSGELGKKVTELTLKNQTLQKEVEKLHADNKLLNQQVHSLTVEMKTRYVPLRVSEEMKKAHDVNVEDLNKKLSDATQRYAEKKLEAERLLAENDKLTKNVSRLEAVFVAPEKHEKELMGLKSNIAELKMQLSELNKKCGEGQEKIRALMSENTSLKKTLSSQYVPAKTHEEVKASLSSTLEKTNRALLDSKKRLDDTSQEFSKLREENEVLRRNLENVQNQMKADYVSLEEHSRKMSTANQSLKEAQDAHTALLADYRQGQEEIGTLHAEIKAQKKELDTIQECIKLKYAPLARMEECERKFKATEKALKEQLSEQTHKGQVRDEEVKKGKQENERLRKDLAALQKELKDRNVLVEEAREAERALSRKTEELGKQLKELSQKYSDVKSEREKLVEEKAKQTSEILAAQNLLQKQPVPLEQVEALKKSLNGTIEHLKEELRSKERCLEREQQAVSQLQQLLENQKSSSVTLADHLQLKEALEKEVGIMKASLREKEEESQKKTKEVSKLQTEVQNTKQALKNLETREVVDMSKYKATKNDLETQISNLNDKLASLNRKYDQVCEEKFSAKDEKELLHLNIEQEIRDQKGRYDKSLTTIMELQQRIQESAKQIEAKDNKITELLNDVERLKQALNGLSQLTYSSGGPTKRQSQLVDTLQQRVRDLQQQLADADRQHQEVIAIYRTHLLSAAQGHMDEDVQAALLQIIQMRQGLVC; encoded by the exons CTTCCACGTCGTGGCATCCAAAGGGAATCTGGAGTGTCTGAACGCCATTCTTACTCATGGCATTGATGTTGCAACCAGGGACAGTGCAG GGAGGAACGCGCTTCACCTGGCAGCTAAGTACGGACACGCGTTGTGCCTACAGAAACTTCTACAG TACAACTGTCCCACTGAGCATGTGGACCTTCAGGGAAGAACTGCCCTTCACGACGCAG CCATGGCGGACTGTCCTTCCAGCATCCAGCTGCTTTGTGACCATGGGGCCTCCGTGAATGCCAAAGATATA GACGGGCGGACACCACTTGTTCTAGCGACTCAGATGTGCAGGCCGACAATTTGTCAGTTGCTGATAGACAGAGGGGCGGATGTCAATTccagagacaaacaaaacag GACAGCCCTCATGCTGGGCTGTGAGTATGGTTGCAGAGACGCTGTAGAAGTCCTCGTGAGAAATGGGGCCGACCTGACCTTGCTGGATGCCCTTGGCCATGACAGTTCTTACTACGCAAGAATTGGTGACAATCTGGACATCCTGAACCTGCTGAAGACAGCGTCAGAAAGCACCAGCAAAG GGAGAGAACTTTGGAGGAAAGGACCGCCTTTGCAACAG CGGAATTTGTCACACACTCAAGATGAAGGAAATGTGAAGTCAAATCAGAGAGAACACCACAGCTTTCAG gATCTAGAGATGGAAAATGAAGATTTGAAAGAGAAGTTGAGGAAGATTCAGCAAGAGCAAAGAATACTCCTGGATAAAGTCAACGGCTTACAGTTACAGCTGAATGAG GAAGTCATGGTCGCAGATGATCTGGAAAGCGAG AGAGAAAAGCTGAAGTCCCTTTTGGCAGCTAAAGAAAAGCAGCACGAAGAAAGCTTACGAACCATCGAGGCCCTGAAAAacagatttaaatattttgag AGTGATCATCCAGGACCCGGAAGTTACTCGAGTAACC GAAAAGAAGACATGCTTCATAAACAAGGTCAAATGTACACGGCAGATTCACAG ggtCCATCACCGGGCGTGCCCCCCCATATGCAGAGCAGGTCTATGTTAAGGCCTCTGGAGTTGTCTTTACCAAGTCAGACCTCATACTctgaaaatgagattttaaagaaagagttgGAAGCCATGCGAACTTTCTGTGACTCGGCGAAACAGGACCGACTGAAGCTCCAAAACGAGCTGGCGCACAAGGTCGCGGAGTGCAAAGCCTTGGCTCTGGAGTGCGAGAGAGTCAAGGAGGACTCGGACGAGCAGATCAAGCAGCTGGAAGATGCCCTCAAAGACGTGCAGAAGAGGATGTATGAGTCGGAAGGCAAAGTCAAGCAAATGCAGACCCACTTCCTGGCCCTCAAAGAGCACCTGACCAATGAAGCAGCCACGGGGAGCCACCGCGtcatggaggagctgagggagcaGCTGAAAGACATGAAAGGGAAATATGAAGGCGCTTCGGCAGAAGTGGGCAAGCTGAGGAGCCAAATCAAACAGAGCGAGATGCTGGTAGAAGGGTTCAAGAGGGACGAGAGCAGGCTGGTGGAAGAGAATAAGCGATTGCAGAAGGAATACAGCACGTGTGAAATAGATCGGGAGCGGAGGGGGCGGAGGGTCGCGGAGCTGGAGGGCCAGCTCAAAGAGCTGGGGGCTAAGCTGGCCCTTTCCGTGCCCACAGAGACATTTGAAAGCATGAAGAGCTCGTTATCCAATGACATCAGTGAGAAAGCGAAAAGGCTAGCGGAGGTGGGGCGGGACTATGAAAGCTGTCAGGGGGAGATTCGACAGCTGAAGAGGGATCTGGAGAGCGTTAGGGCCCAGCACATCAGACCGGAGGAGCATGAGCAGCTCAGGAGCAGGTTGGAGCAGAAGTCGGGAGAGCTGGGGAAGAAAGTGACAGAGCTAACCCTGAAAAACCAGACACTCCAGAAAGAAGTGGAAAAACTCCACGCAGACAACAAACTCCTCAACCAGCAGGTGCACAGCCTCACGGTGGAGATGAAGACGCGCTACGTGCCTTTGAGGGTCAGCGAGGAGATGAAGAAGGCGCATGATGTGAATGTGGAGGATCTGAATAAGAAGCTTTCGGATGCAACACAGAGATACGCAGAGAAGaagctggaagcagagagactgCTGGCAGAGAACGATAAGCTGACCAAGAACGTCAGCCGCCTGGAAGCTGTGTTTGTAGCTCCCGAGAAACACGAAAAGGAGCTAATGGGTCTGAAATCCAATATCGCTGAACTAAAAATGCAGCTGTCTGAGCTTAATAAAAAATGTGGTGAGGGTCAGGAGAAAATACGTGCACTTATGTCTGAAAACACCAGCTTGAAAAAGACTCTGAGTAGCCAGTACGTGCCTGCCAAAACCCACGAGGAGGTGAAGGCCTCCCTGAGCAGCACTTTGGAGAAAACCAACAGAGCTTTATTGGACTCGAAGAAAAGGCTTGACGACACGAGCCAGGAATTTTCAAAACTAAGGGAGGAGAATGAAGTGTTGAGGAGGAACCTGGAGAACGTTCAGAATCAGATGAAGGCTGACTACGTGAGCCTGGAGGAACACTCGAGAAAGATGAGCACGGCGAACCAGAGCCTGAAGGAGGCGCAGGATGCCCACACTGCCCTCCTGGCTGACTACCGCCAGGGCCAGGAGGAGATCGGCACGCTGCATGCAGAAATTAAGGCCCAGAAAAAGGAGCTCGACACCATCCAAGAATGCATCAAGCTAAAATATGCTCCCCTCGCCCGCATGGAAGAATGTGAACGCAAGttcaaggctacagagaaagcactgaaggagcaGTTATCAGAGCAGACGCACAAGGGCCAGGTGAGGGACGAAGAGGTCAAGAAGGGCAAGCAAGAGaatgagaggctgaggaaggatcTCGCCGCCCttcagaaggagctgaaggacagGAATGTTCTGGTGGAAGAggccagggaggcagaaagggcactgagcaggaagacagaagaacTCGGCAAACAGCTGAAGGAACTGTCCCAGAAGTACAGCGATGTgaagagcgagagagagaagctggtggAAGAAAAGGCCAAGCAGACCTCCGAGATCCTTGCAGCCCAAAATCTTCTGCAAAAACAGCCAGTCCCACTGGAGCAGGTGGAGGCTCTCAAAAAGTCTCTCAACGGCACGATCGAGCACCTAAAGGAGGAGCTGAGGAGTAAGGAGAGGTGTCTGGAGAGAGAGCAGCAGGCAGTGAGCCAACTCCAGCAGCTGCTGGAGAATCAGAAGAGCTCCTCCGTGACCCTGGCGGATCACCTGCAGCTAAAGGAAGCCTTGGAGAAAGAGGTTGGGATCATGAAAGCCAgcctgagagagaaggaagaggaaagccagaagaaaaccaaagaagtcTCCAAACTCCAGACCGAGGTCCAGAACACCAAGCAGGCGCTGAAGAACCTAGAGACCAGAGAGGTCGTCGACATGTCCAAATACAAAGCCACCAAGAATGATTTGGAGACCCAGATTTCCAACTTAAACGACAAACTGGCCAGTCTGAACAGGAAGTACGACCAAGTGTGtgaggagaagttctctgccaagGACGAGAAGGAGCTGCTGCATCTTAACATCGAGCAGGAGATCAGGGACCAGAAGGGGCGGTATGACAAGTCCCTGACAACCATCATGGAGCTGCAGCAGAGGATACAGGAGTCCGCCAAGCAGATCGAAGCGAAGGACAATAAG ATAACTGAACTTCTGAATGATGTCGAAAGACTAAAGCAGGCGCTCAACGGCCTTTCCCAGCTTACCTACAGCAGCGGCGGCCCCACCAAGCGGCAGAGCCAGCTGGTGGACACCCTGCAGCAGCGAGTGAGGGATCTGCAGCAGCAGCTGGCT GATGCTGACAGACAGCACCAGGAAGTCATCGCTATCTACCGGACACACCTCCTCAGTGCTGCACAG